The genomic stretch TCCGCGAGCTAGGTACATCCGGAAAAATTGGACCAAGTTTTGCTTATGGACCAAGTTACTCCATCGATGCTAACCCAGCAAATGTATTAGCTTCTGAAAACTCCGAAGAATTCAATGCCCATTTCTGGATGGATGTTTACACATGGGGTGAATATCCGACTGCTACTTGGAACTGGCTAGAAGAGCACGGTCTTGCACCGGAAATCTTACCAGGCGATACGGAGCTTCTGAAAAAAGGAAAACCTGATTTCATGGGAGTTAACTATTACCGCTCAATGACTCATGCATTTAATGGGAAAGACGGCGTTGGTTCTGGGAAAATGAATACAACTGGCGAAAAAGGCACTTCCGAGGAAACTGGTGTACCGGGGTTATACAAAAACACCAATAATCCATACTTAGAGAAAACGAATTGGGACTGGGATATTGATCCAACTGGCTTGCGCATTGGCTTACGTAGAATTACTAACCGCTATAAATTACCAATCATGATTACAGAAAATGGTCTTGGTGAGTATGATAGCTTGACGGAAGACCATAAAATCCATGATGAGTACCGAATTGAATACATTCGCGCGCATGCTCTAGCAATCCAAGAAGCAATCACGGACGGCGTAGAGATGCTCGGTTACTGCACTTGGAGCTTCACAGATTTACTAAGCTGGTTAAACGGCTACCAAAAACGTTACGGTTTCGTATATGTAGACCGCGACGAAAACGATGAAAAAGAATTAAAACGCTATAAAAAAGATAGTTTTTACTGGTATAAAAAGACCATCGAAGCAAACGGAGCTAATTTAGTAGAAGAACAGGGCAAATAAGCCTTGTTCTCTCTGCTTCAACCATTTTGGGAGGGAAATTTTAATGAAAAAAATATTACTTGTATGTGCGGCCGGAATGTCGACAAGCTTACTCGTTACTAAAATGAAAGCGCACGCAACCTCTATTGGGGAAGAAATTGAAATCGAAGCATTACCAGTATCAGAAGCTAGCAGCGTTGTGGACAAAATGGATATCGTGATGCTTGGACCTCAAGTCCGTTACCAAAAACCGCAAGTAGATGAACTCGTACAGGGTCGCATTCCTGTTATTGTTATCGATATGAAAGATTATGGTATGTTAAACGGGAAAGCCGTTCTTGAAAAAGCTTTCGCGGAGATTGGTTAAGGGAGATTCATTCAAAATAGGGAGGTTTTAAAATGAGTATAATGTCAAAATTTGAACACGGCATGGAACGTGTTTTAGTACCAGTTGCGAATAAATTGAACTCGCAGCGCCATATTGCAGCAATTCGTGATGCATTTATTTTAGTTTTCCCATTAATTATGGCTGGTTCAATTATCACTTTGATTAACTTCGCAGTATTATCACCGGATGGCTTTATTGCAAAAATCTTATTCCTAGGGAAAATTTTCCCTAATTTAGCCGATGCACAGGCTGTATTTTCGCCGGTAATGCAAGGTTCGACCAATATTATGGCCATTCTGATTGTATTCTTAGTCGCACGGAATCTCGCCATCTTCTTTAAACAGGATGATTTGCTCTGTGGACTGACCTCGATAGGTGCATTCTTTATCGTGTATACACCTTACACAGTAGTTGACAATGCATCTTACATGACAATCAAATTCTTAGGAGCACAAGGTCTTTTCGTTGCTATTATTGTAGCGATTATTACTGGGGAAGTATTTAGCCGTCTAGCTAGATCCCCTCGTTTAATGATCAAAATGCCTGACCAAGTACCACCAGCAGTTGCTCGTTCTTTTAAAGTATTAATTCCAGTTATCATCATCACTATTCTTTTCTCTGTCATTAACTACTTAATCACTTTAATCGCTCCAGAAGGTTTAAACGACCTTGTTTACACAGTTATTCAAGCGCCACTTAAAGACATGGGAACTAACGTATTCTCTGTAATTATCATCGGGCTTGTTTCTAACTTACTTTGGGTTCTTGGTATTCACGGGCCTAACACTGTTGCGGCTATTCGTGACACCATCTTCACTGAACCAAACTTAGACAACTTATCTTACGTAGCACAGCACGGTTCTGCTTGGGGAGCTCCATACCCAGCAACATGGGCTGGCCTAAATGACGGATTTGCAAACTACGGCGGATCTGGTATGACTCTAGGTTTACTGATTGCTATCTTTATCGCTTCTCGTCGTGCAGACTACCGCGATATCGCGAAACTTTCTCTTGCACCAGGGATTTTCAACATCAATGAACCAGTTATTTTCGGTTTACCAATCGTATTAAACCCAATTATGGTTATTCCTTTCATCATTACACCAGCAATCAATACATTAATTGGTTACTTCTTTATCTCAACAAAACTTATTCCACCTGTC from Listeria monocytogenes ATCC 19117 encodes the following:
- a CDS encoding glycoside hydrolase family 1 protein, translated to MEHNKLKPFPKDFLWGSASAAYQVEGAWDEDGKGPSVWDEFVRIPGTTFKETNGDVAVDNYHRYKEDVALMAEQGLKAYRFSVAWSRVIPHGNGEVNEAGLKFYDNLIDELLSYGIEPVVTLYHWDIPQGLQDEYGGWESRKVVEDFTNYAALLFKRFNGRVKYWVTLNEQNVFISHGYKLAYHPPGVSDDKRMFAANHNANLANASAIAKFRELGTSGKIGPSFAYGPSYSIDANPANVLASENSEEFNAHFWMDVYTWGEYPTATWNWLEEHGLAPEILPGDTELLKKGKPDFMGVNYYRSMTHAFNGKDGVGSGKMNTTGEKGTSEETGVPGLYKNTNNPYLEKTNWDWDIDPTGLRIGLRRITNRYKLPIMITENGLGEYDSLTEDHKIHDEYRIEYIRAHALAIQEAITDGVEMLGYCTWSFTDLLSWLNGYQKRYGFVYVDRDENDEKELKRYKKDSFYWYKKTIEANGANLVEEQGK
- a CDS encoding PTS sugar transporter subunit IIB: MKKILLVCAAGMSTSLLVTKMKAHATSIGEEIEIEALPVSEASSVVDKMDIVMLGPQVRYQKPQVDELVQGRIPVIVIDMKDYGMLNGKAVLEKAFAEIG
- a CDS encoding PTS sugar transporter subunit IIC, translating into MSIMSKFEHGMERVLVPVANKLNSQRHIAAIRDAFILVFPLIMAGSIITLINFAVLSPDGFIAKILFLGKIFPNLADAQAVFSPVMQGSTNIMAILIVFLVARNLAIFFKQDDLLCGLTSIGAFFIVYTPYTVVDNASYMTIKFLGAQGLFVAIIVAIITGEVFSRLARSPRLMIKMPDQVPPAVARSFKVLIPVIIITILFSVINYLITLIAPEGLNDLVYTVIQAPLKDMGTNVFSVIIIGLVSNLLWVLGIHGPNTVAAIRDTIFTEPNLDNLSYVAQHGSAWGAPYPATWAGLNDGFANYGGSGMTLGLLIAIFIASRRADYRDIAKLSLAPGIFNINEPVIFGLPIVLNPIMVIPFIITPAINTLIGYFFISTKLIPPVAYQVPWTTPGPLIPFLGTGGNWLALLVGLLCLAVATVIYLPFVLVSNKIAASDAAMDKNATASTEQ